Proteins encoded in a region of the Populus nigra chromosome 3, ddPopNigr1.1, whole genome shotgun sequence genome:
- the LOC133689504 gene encoding F-box protein CPR1-like, with translation MSRIPHEIIHDILLQLPVKSLVRFRSLSKPICSLIDGPDFINLHLNHSITTKSNHSIILKEWDLFAVDFDALSDAVEVKHHPLYSGGGTEVIGSVNGLVFLRRSEKNIAVYNLSTRECKKCYAAETEIPRRDLTTGYVYYGFGYDSYGDDYKVVRMAQFLREDGGGDGGGGGFGCEYEVKVYSLKNDKWKKIEGLPIRLRLLSKPFFHILNRRGYGVFAGHALHWIVPQRRELGIRDCVLGFDIRDDKFFELPQPDYENKGMNFQVDVGVLEGNLCVMCNYEHVCTV, from the coding sequence ATGTCGAGAATCCCCCACGAGATCATTCACGACATTTTGCTTCAACTTCCGGTGAAATCCCTCGTCCGTTTCCGATCTCTATCAAAGCCAATTTGTTCCTTAATCGACGGCCCGGATTTCATCAATCTCCATCTAAACCATTCCATCACTACCAAATCTAATCACAGTATCATCCTCAAAGAGTGGGATCTTTTCGCTGTTGATTTTGATGCTTTATCTGATGCGGTTGAGGTTAAACATCATCCCCTTTATTCCGGTGGTGGAACGGAGGTTATTGGTTCGGTTAATGGGTTGGTGTTTTTGAGACGTTCTGAGAAAAATATTGCTGTGTATAATTTGTCTACAAGGGAGTGTAAGAAATGTTATGCGGCGGAAACTGAGATTCCACGGCGGGATTTGACAACTGGGTATGTTTATTATGGGTTTGGTTATGACTCTTACGGTGATGATTACAAAGTGGTGAGAATGGCACAGTTCCTTAGAGAAGATGGCGgcggtgatggtggtggtggtggtttcgGTTGCGAGTATGAAGTTAAGGTTTATAGTTTAAAGAATGATAAGTGGAAGAAGATTGAGGGTTTGCCGATTCGGCTTAGGTTATTAAGCAAGcccttttttcatattttgaataGGAGAGGGTATGGTGTTTTTGCAGGTCACGCTTTGCATTGGATTGTCCCGCAAAGGCGTGAACTTGGTATTAGAGATTGTGTTCTTGGTTTTGATATTAGGGATGATAAGTTTTTCGAATTGCCGCAGCCGGATTATGAGAACAAGGGTATGAACTTTCAGGTTGATGTTGGGGTTCTAGAGGGGAATTTGTGCGTAATGTGTAATTATGAACATGTTTGTACTGTG
- the LOC133689505 gene encoding F-box protein CPR1-like gives MCYNHGIKVLGSVNGLLCISNVVEDIAVWNPSTRKHRVVPFLPIELKRYFGTKSCSVYVFGFGYDSVRDDYKLVRIAQFGGGGKRSFESEVKVYSLRKQSWRRIGDMPYCVHYPGANGVFANGALHWVVGENPESNVANIVVALDLGVEDYREHVVNTIKIYCSFISVY, from the coding sequence ATGTGTTATAATCATGGGATTAAAGTTTTAGGTTCTGTTAATGGGTTGCTTTGCATTTCTAATGTTGTTGAAGATATTGCTGTGTGGAACCCATCAACTAGAAAGCATCGTGTGGTGCCCTTTTTGCCTATTGAGCTGAAAAGGTATTTTGGGACCAAGTCTTGTAGTGTTTATGTGTTTGGATTTGGGTATGATAGTGTTAGGGATGATTATAAGCTTGTTAGGATTGCGCAATTTGGAGGTGGGGGGAAGAGGAGTTTTGAGTCTGAGGTTAAGGTATATAGTTTGAGGAAACAATCGTGGAGGAGGATTGGTGATATGCCTTATTGTGTTCACTATCCTGGTGCAAATGGGGTTTTCGCTAATGGTGCTTTGCATTGGGTTGTGGGTGAGAATCCTGAATCGAATGTGGCAAATATAGTTGTTGCATTGGATTTAGGAGTCGAGGATTATAGGGAGCACGTCGTGAACACTATCAAGATATATTGTTCCTTCATATCTGTATATTAA
- the LOC133689506 gene encoding uncharacterized protein LOC133689506, protein MERLYGMMVQSGYLPEVEPVMNENNYCKFHGEVGHHIDDCQEFHQEVKRMLTFSMIRIENEEESSEVGMIGRQEKKMEVCRLQPTVGGPPKLILTKPVCINSGSYGTMPYNYGYSFNIKDRTPIFHTEIGGLTRSGRCFTPEELERQRKAKGKEIVDVFKGMEVNKPISEDESNEFLKLMKHSEYSVVDQLKKTPARISLMSLILSSELHRKVLQKVLNEAYVPQDITQDTMEHLVGRIQASNYLYFTEDELDLERTGHNKPLYITVKCKDCLIGKVLVDNGSALNVLPRHMLDEMPIDATYMRPSTMTARAYDGSPKQVIGTIDIELFVGPQMFLVTLQVMDIHPSYSMLLGRPWIHASGAVTSSLHQCLKYIINGTLVKVKAEETLSMIRNVSVPYIEAEDCKDGNLHAFEIVNTEWVPENTVLRRPIISDTSRMIAKCFLKHGLPFQNASLTGSFKGVNMMKVKAADQRFGLGFKPKKDDYKRAARIKRERRLARMEGRKPKEEDIVIPPIHVSFPNSAYVMKPENMIEVLGQKLAVMDINNVEEGEGKGWNYNDEPKTTEEDELLPQLTVHSLEEAPTNTFVRKLSVDEVFQNWEIEEAPVVFKKNPENESSINPQTYCIENEWPNFDKDVIAMDEEEWNEDDMKEFTRRVEQSEHAWKSAKEELEVINVGTEQDKRELKIGTLITTEERCRLTALLQEYTDVFAWSYADMPGLDIDIVVHRVPLIEGCKPVKQKLRRTRPDILLKVKAEIEKQWDAGFLEVIKYPQWVSNIVVVPKKDDKIRVCVDFRDLNKASPKDDFPLPHIDVLVDNAAKSSTYSFMDGFSGYNQIKMAEEDKEKTTFVTPWGTFCYKVMPFGLKNAGATYQRAMVTLFHDMMHKEIEVYVDDMIAKSKNGEDHVQVLRKLFDRLRKYQLKLNPAKCSFGVKSGKLLGFVISNKGIEVDPDKVKAIQAMTIPKTEKEVRGFLGRLNYIARFISQLTTTCEPIFRLLRKKNPGTWDNDCQEAFDKIKQYLQNPPLLVPPVPGRPLILYLTVTEVAMGCVLGQQDESGRKEQAIYYLSKKFTDCESRYTMTEKLCCALVWSTKRLRQYMLYYTTWLISKMDPLKYIFEKPYLSSRIARWQVMLAEYDIVYKIRTSVKGSVIADHLADNAIKDYEPLKFDFPDEDVLIVEEDKEKNDWWIMYFDGAVNVSGNGAGAVIISPDKKQYPISIKLQFECTNNTAEYEACILGLEAALEMKIKKLDVYGDSMLIICQVKGEWQTKEEKLIPYQQYLSKLTKGFDEIDFTHMGRDKNQFADALATLASMAKTDYGIRVQPICIEIRKFPAHCCAIEGEVDGNPWFYDIKRFIQYQEYPLGASKADMKTLRRLAMEFYLDGEILYKRSFNGALLRCLDEIEAKVALQEIHEGICATHASGHMMARQLQRSGYFWMTMEKDCIDYVRKCHKCQVYSDKINAPPAPLFNMTSPWPFAMWGIDVIGPINPKASNRHQFILVAIDYFTKWVEASSYAHVTQKVVKCFIEKDLICRYGSPEKIVTDNAQNFNGKIITELCVKWKIKHSNSSPYRPKMNGAVEAANKNIKKIIQTMVVTYKDWHEMLPFALHAYRTAVRTSTGATPYSLVFGMEAVMPLEVEIPSLRVLMESELEEAEWAKVRYEQLNMISEKRLAAICHHQLYQRRMAKAYDRKVRPREFKEGDLVLRKILPLPSEDRSKWAPNYEGPYVVKKAFSGGALLLTRMDGDDVSRPVNSDSVKKYYV, encoded by the exons ATGGAAAGACTGTACGGTATGATGGTACAGTCTGGATATTTACCTGAGGTTGAACCAGTGAtgaatgaaaataattactgtAAGTTTCATGGCGAGGTGGGACATCACATTGATGATTGTCAAGAATTTCACCAGGAAGTGAAAAGGATGCTGACTTTCAGCATGATAAGGATAGAGAATGAAGAAGAAAGCAGTGAAGTTGGGATGATAGGCCGTCAGGAGAAAAAAATGGAGGTTTGTAGACTCCAACCAACTGTGGGTGGTCCACCAAAACTAATCCTGACTAAACCTGTATGCATAAATAGTGGAAGTTATGGCACAATGCCTTACAATTATGGatattctttcaacattaagGATCGTACTCCTATCTTCCATACTGAAATCGGTGGTTTAACTCGAAGTGGTCGGTGTTTTACACCAGAAGAATTGGAGAGGCAGAGGAAagctaaaggaaaagaaatagttGATGTTTTTAAAGGTATGGAAGTGAACAAACCTATAAGTGAAGATGAGTCTAATGAATTTCTGAAGTTGATGAAGCATAGTGAGTATAGTGTGGTAGATCAGTTGAAGAAAACTCCTGCTAGAATCTCTTTAATGTCACTTATCTTGAGTTCTGAATTACACCGTAAAGTGTTGCAAAAGGTGTTGAATGAAGCATATGTGCCCCAAGATATTACTCAGGATACAATGGAACATTTGGTGGGAAGAATTCAAGCCTCTAATTACTTATACTTCACTGAAGATGAGCTAGACCTGGAAAGGACTGGGCATAACAAGCCTTTGTACATCACCGTGAAATGTAAGGACTGTCTGATCGGCAAAGTGCTTGTGGATAATGGTTCAGCTCTGAATGTGCTACCAAGGCATATGCTAGATGAGATGCCAATTGATGCTACTTATATGAGGCCAAGCACTATGACAGCTCGAGCATATGATGGTTCCCCTAAACAGGTAATAGGGACCATTGACATTGAATTGTTTGTAGGGCCTCAGATGTTTTTGGTAACCCTACAAGTAATGGATATACATCCTTCATATAGCATGTTATTGGGGAGACCATGGATACACGCCTCTGGGGCTGTGACATCATCTCTACACCAATGTCTGAAGTACATTATCAATGGTACTTTAGTGAAAGTTAAGGCAGAAGAAACCTTGTCCATGATAAGAAATGTGTCAGTCCCTTATATTGAAGCAGAAGATTGCAAAGATGGAAATCTCCATGCCTTcgagattgtgaacactgaaTGGGTACCAGAGAATACGGTGCTGAGAAGACCAATTATTTCTGATACTTCCAGAATGATAGCTAAGTGCTTTTTGAAACATGGGCTACCATTCCAGAATGCTTCACTTACTGGAAGTTTTAAGGGAGTCAACATGATGAAAGTTAAGGCTGCTGATCAGAGGTTTGGGCTTGGCTTTAAGCCTAAGAAAGATGATTACAAGAGAGCTGCTAGGATTAAGCGAGAAAGAAGGTTGGCCAGAATGGAAGGAAGAAagccaaaagaagaagacattGTAATCCCACCCATCCATGTTTCTTTCCCAAATTCAGCATATGTAATGAAACCTGAAAACATGATAGAAGTCTTGGGACAGAAACTTGCTGTCATGGATATCAACAATGTAGAGGAAGGTGAAGGAAAAGGCTGGAATTATAATGATGAGCCGAAAACAACAGAAGAAGATGAGTTGTTACCTCAGTTAACTGTCCACTCTCTAGAAGAGGCTCCAACCAATACCTTTGTGCGAAAGCTTTCAGTTGATGAAGTATTCCAGAATTGGGAGATTGAAGAAGCCCCAGTTGTTTTCAAGAA gaatcctgaaaaTGAATCCTCCATAAATCCACAAACATATTGCATTGAaaatgaatggccaaactttgataaGGATGTAATTGCAATGGATGAAGAGGAATGGAATGAAGATGATATGAAAGAGTTTACTAGACGGGTAGAACAATCCGAGCATGCTTGGAAATCTGCAAAAGAAGAATTAGAGGTGATAAATGTAGGCACAGAGCAAGATAAAAGAGAGCTAAAGATTGGAACTCTGATTACCACAGAAGAAAGATGTCGTTTAACAGCACTACTACAAGAGTATACGGATGTGTTTGCCTGGTCTTATGCAGATATGCCTGGTCTAGACATTGATATTGTAGTACACAGAGTGCCTCTGATAGAAGGATGTAAACCTGTTAAGCAGAAATTGAGAAGAACTCGCCCGGATATTCTACTCAAGGTCAAAGCAGAGATAGAGAAGCAGTGGGATGCCGGTTTTCTAGAAGTTATTAAATACCCtcaatgggtatctaacatagTGGTAGTCCCAAAAAAGGATGACAAAATCAGAGTATGTGTAGACTTCAGGGATCTAAACAAAGCtagtcccaaggatgattttcctttGCCTCACATAGATGTTCTGGTGGACAATGCTGCTAAGAGTTCAACTTATTCCTTCATGGACGGATTCTCCGGGTATAACCAGATTaaaatggctgaagaagataaagagAAGACCACTTTTGTCACACCATGGGGAACATTTTGTTACAAAGTGATGCCATTCGGATTAAAGAATGCTGGAGCCACATATCAAAGGGCAATGGTGACGCTTTTCCATGATATGATGCATAAAGAGATTGAagtgtatgtggatgatatgattgccaagtctaagaACGGAGAAGATCATGTTCAGGttctaagaaaattatttgatagaCTAAGGAAGTATCAGTTGAAGCTGAATCCTGCAAAATGCTCATTTGGGGTAAAGTCTGGAAAGTTGCTGGGATTTGTGATAAGCAATAAAGGAATAGAGGTCGATCCTGATAAAGTGAAAGCAATTCAGGCAATGACAATTCCTAAAActgagaaagaagtaagaggctTCTTAGGACGTTTGAACTACATCGCTCGATTCATATCTCAGTTAACAACAACATGTGAGCCAATCTTTCGATTACTTCGGAAAAAGAATCCTGGTACATGGGACAACGACTGTCAAGAGGCTTTTGACAAAATAAAGCAATACTTACAGAATCCACCTTTGTTAGTGCCACCTGTGCCTGGAAGACCTTTGATCTTGTATTTGACAGTAACCGAGGTAGCAATGGGTTGTGTGTTAGGACAACAGGATGAGTCTGGAAGAAAGGAGCAAGCTATCTATTATCTGAGTAAGAAGTTTACCGATTGTGAATCCAGATATACTATGACTGAGAAGCTATGTTGTGCCCTTGTGTGGAGTACGAAGCGTCTTCGACAATATATGTTGTATTATACCACCTGGTTGATCTCAAAAATGGACCCGCTTAAGTACATCTTTGAGAAACCTTACTTGTCAAGCCGAATAGCAAGGTGGCAAGTAATGTTGGCAGAGTATGACATTGTATACAAGATAAGGACATCTGTAAAGGGAAGTGTAATTGCTGATCATTTAGCAGATAATGCTATCAAAGATTATGAGCCTTTGAAATTTGACTTCCCGGATGAGGATGTGTTGATAGTcgaagaagacaaagagaagaaTGATTGGTGGATCATGTATTTTGATGGGGCAGTGAATGTATCCGGCAATGGAGCAGGGGCTGTGATAATCTCACCTGATAAGAAGCAATATCCTATCTCAATCAAGCTACAATTTGAATGTACTAACAATACTGCTGAATATGAGGCTTGTATCCTTGGCTTAGAAGCTGCTTTAGAGATGAAGATAAAGAAGCTTGATGTCTATGGGGATTCAATGTTAATAATCTGTCAAGTGAAAGGCGAATGGCAgaccaaagaagaaaaattgatacCCTATCAACAATATCTCTCAAAACTGACTAAGGGGTTTGATGAGATTGATTTTACCCATATGGGAAGAGATAAAAACCAGTTTGCTGATGCTTTGGCAACCTTAGCTTCTATGGCCAAAACTGATTACGGCATCAGAGTACAACCAATCTGCATTGAGATTAGAAAATTTCCAGCTCATTGTTGTGCAATTGAAGGAGAAGTAGATGGGAACCCATGGTTTTATGACATCAAGCGGTTTATCCAATATCAAGAGTATCCCTTGGGGGCATCTAAAGCAGATATGAAGACCTTGAGACGGTTAGCCATGGAATTTTACCTGGATGGAGAAATTCTATATAAAAGATCATTCAATGGGGCTTTACTAAGATGTCTAGATGAAATCGAAGCTAAGGTAGCATTGCAAGAAATTCATGAAGGAATTTGTGCAACTCATGCAAGTGGGCATATGATGGCCAGACAACTGCAACGATCTGGATACTTCTGGATGACCATGGAGAAAGATTGCATTGATTATGTCAGAAAATGCCATAAATGTCAGGTGTATAGTGATAAGATAAATGCACCTCCAGCTCCTCTATTCAATATGACATCACCATGgccatttgcaatgtggggaatagATGTGATTGGCCCAATCAACCCAAAGGCCAGCAATAGGCATCAATTTATCTTAGTAGCCATTGATTATTTCACAAAGTGGGTGGAGGCCAGCTCTTATGCTCATGTAACTCAAAAGGTGGTCAAGTGTTTCATTGAGAAAGATTTGATTTGTCGGTACGGTTCACCTGAGAAGATAGTGACCGACAACGCCCAAAATTTTAATGGGAAAATAATCACAGAATTGTGTGTGAAGTGGAAAATTAAACACTCAAACTCGTCTCCTTACAGACCGAAGATGAATGGTGCTGTCGAAGCTGCAAACAAGAATATCAAGAAGATTATCCAGACGATGGTAGTCACTTataaggattggcatgagatgcttCCCTTCGCTCTACATGCGTATCGCACAGCAGTAAGGACATCTACTGGAGCTACACCTTACTCATTAGTATTTGGGATGGAGGCggtgatgcctttggaagtagAAATTCCATCTTTGAGAGTACTAATGGAATCTGAACTAGAAGAAGCTGAATGGGCTAAAGTGAGATACGAGCAGCTAAACATGATAAGTGAGAAGAGGTTGGCTGCAATTTGTCATCACCAGTTATACCAAAGAAGGATGGCCAAAGCATATGACCGGAAAGTCCGACCAAGGGAATTCAAAGAAGGGGATCTTGTactaagaaaaatcttaccattACCAAGTGAGGATAGAAGCAAGTGGGCACCGAACTATGAAGGCCCATATGTAGTGAAGAAAGCATTCTCTGGAGGGGCCTTGTTGTTaactagaatggatggagatgATGTATCTAGGCCTGTGAACTCTGATTCTGTGAAAAAGTATTATGTATGA